In a genomic window of candidate division WOR-3 bacterium:
- a CDS encoding GyrI-like domain-containing protein — translation MEGKLRSLIIFVVVLLLFGCGSRKEKVTGGFSADVESLVVFNNVAVMERTGPYKDIGGAIADLMSRLQRYNVPVAGKPFAIYYNDPTEVSPESLSWAVCVPLNTNANVDSGSGIKTVNLPRSLFAYTIHSGGYVDIAQKYDRLADWIEEHGLMIAGPALEFWLSDGDVPTESMRIKLGFIVAAAPEIEEDETEELEYQEEEDTSAETIPGR, via the coding sequence GGAAAATTGAGAAGTCTGATTATTTTTGTAGTTGTTCTTCTTTTGTTTGGCTGCGGTAGTAGGAAGGAAAAGGTTACCGGCGGTTTCAGTGCCGATGTGGAGTCGCTTGTAGTGTTTAACAATGTTGCTGTTATGGAAAGAACCGGGCCATACAAAGATATCGGTGGGGCAATAGCAGATTTGATGTCTCGGCTTCAACGGTACAATGTTCCTGTTGCCGGTAAACCCTTTGCAATCTACTATAACGATCCTACAGAAGTATCTCCGGAGAGTCTGAGCTGGGCAGTTTGTGTGCCGTTGAATACAAATGCAAATGTCGATTCTGGCTCTGGGATAAAAACAGTTAATTTGCCGCGATCGCTCTTCGCATATACTATTCATTCGGGGGGATATGTAGATATAGCTCAAAAATATGATCGGCTGGCAGACTGGATTGAGGAACACGGATTAATGATTGCCGGACCGGCACTGGAGTTCTGGCTTTCAGATGGTGACGTACCGACAGAATCCATGCGGATCAAGCTCGGTTTTATTGTTGCCGCTGCACCCGAAATTGAGGAAGATGAGACCGAAGAACTTGAATATCAGGAAGAGGAAGATACTTCTGCAGAAACAATTCCAGGAAGGTGA
- a CDS encoding V-type ATP synthase subunit K, whose amino-acid sequence MVDPFGLAIALLGCVVAALPAGIGSAMGIRLVAEVASGVMAEDPKKFGNLFILVALPGTQGFYGFLGAFLAIMKLGLLGNIMPITLGQGIQMFAACLPVGIAGWLTAIWQGKVCAAGAELVAKRPSESTKAVIFGALVETYAVLGLLATIFLQMGVKLG is encoded by the coding sequence ATGGTTGATCCATTTGGTCTGGCAATTGCTCTGTTAGGATGCGTAGTGGCAGCGTTGCCAGCTGGTATCGGTTCGGCAATGGGCATCCGCTTGGTTGCCGAAGTGGCAAGCGGAGTCATGGCTGAGGATCCGAAGAAATTCGGAAATCTCTTCATTCTTGTGGCACTTCCCGGGACTCAGGGGTTTTATGGATTTCTAGGAGCATTTCTGGCAATAATGAAACTTGGATTACTCGGGAATATAATGCCGATAACCTTGGGTCAGGGAATTCAGATGTTTGCTGCCTGCCTGCCGGTTGGTATTGCCGGGTGGTTGACTGCTATCTGGCAGGGTAAGGTTTGCGCTGCCGGTGCCGAGTTGGTTGCTAAGCGTCCGAGTGAGTCGACGAAAGCGGTGATCTTCGGAGCTCTTGTCGAGACCTATGCGGTGCTCGGTCTGCTTGCGACGATATTTCTGCAGATGGGTGTCAAGCTGGGATAA
- a CDS encoding V-type ATP synthase subunit E, translated as MGKKELIEKILSDARLRAAAIRAEAINEVRQIEQREREAEERLQAENEMLIRYRVNMILENARSQAQLEVKKMILSARWGVIERIKERTKYAVMNSPEYPELLKRLVEKYAGPKAKVHLSPEDTDRYGKHLRVELGEPVPISGGMLIRREREEIDLSLDSILTQVLEENITALAEVLFP; from the coding sequence GTGGGGAAAAAAGAGCTGATCGAAAAAATTCTCAGCGATGCCCGCCTTCGTGCAGCTGCCATCAGGGCGGAGGCGATAAACGAGGTTCGCCAGATTGAACAACGGGAACGGGAGGCAGAAGAAAGACTTCAGGCTGAAAACGAGATGTTGATTCGCTATCGGGTAAACATGATTCTGGAAAATGCCCGCAGCCAGGCACAACTGGAAGTCAAAAAAATGATTCTGTCAGCAAGATGGGGGGTAATTGAACGAATCAAGGAACGAACAAAGTATGCGGTCATGAACAGTCCGGAATATCCGGAGTTGCTTAAGCGCCTAGTAGAGAAGTATGCAGGCCCAAAGGCAAAAGTCCATCTTTCTCCTGAAGATACAGATCGCTATGGTAAGCACCTTAGGGTTGAACTTGGCGAGCCCGTACCAATTTCCGGCGGAATGCTTATCAGACGTGAACGGGAGGAAATTGACCTGTCGCTCGACAGTATATTGACTCAAGTCCTTGAAGAGAACATCACCGCACTGGCTGAAGTCTTATTCCCGTAG
- a CDS encoding T9SS type A sorting domain-containing protein, with the protein MRTVLCGLMLTGAVVFALVGGSDFTLPEDGWSGIFNLSDDGVAQYMGYGYQHTVATDTGGNVHVVWYDNRTGTNQVFYRKWSKSTGTWGSVVQITNQVAPVYRPAVACDYSGNVHIVWYHSTANYYGIWYKKWDVATGVWGDSVRLFDPGGNYLNYYPSIACRPGGDNIHVVWYGRDAANPSYYRVRHMEYVPGSGWSTITIVDTMAIGTTEIASVAVDKWDSVYVVWRTQVAGNYQVFYRWRSGNGIWRGIEQVSNVNPNAPMYACAVAVDTAGSVVHVVWNGDVPGNSNDRIFCRSRTGSGWDTTETVSAYNDGSQYDPVVAIGSDGAVHVSWRGYTEVSTARQEILYRTKRNGIWGQVIQLTNRSSGSSVLTPALAAGRFDDLHFAWYDNTDGDNDVYYIRGELVDPGVAQILEPTGGMVPGTQVNPRAVWRNYRLYNQTALRAYCFLINPAGSRIYRESVDVPVLEPSSEDTIVFPSFIVTNTGNWTVRCSTSAELDINSNNDVAEANFSVYNTDIQMFQIQAPSGTVDTGTVVTPRGRWWNRSANPASFVAYFQLFNSSAALVYFESLAVNNLEGHQDIVLNFPSYRISGAPGIWQARCSTFCLSDTFAENDTLRSSFTVRALPYWPYGWKEVKSMPLAPSNKGPGDGAWLTQLRFGGNRYIFGLKGNKTGDFYLYDPLADTWHQLKPMPLGRELKPPRRASVGVAGGDCIYATKGNNTLGFWRYIVASDSWEQLTDVPEGSGKRVKAGTDMVYIRRPQTDTGYVYLLKGYTDEFYRYNTLSGTWETLAPAPLTATGRRWDRGSWMVYAKMGQNFYIFAHKSKYHELWKYDVLGDSWFSFQLRGMPYSSRLTGKSKKAKDGSAGAYYDEAIYALKGGNTCEFWCYDVMGDSWIELDTMPSVGSLGKRKRVKGGGDIVLYEDGVFFALKGGKSPEFWRYYLADTLFAERLSHSPLMNSSQTEMPKSQLFITNPITNGLIKLQPTESHSVFIEIFDVSGRMVLARQVNGKTGVLEIRDFSPGVYLFKATSCGKVACCKLIVR; encoded by the coding sequence ATGAGGACTGTACTGTGTGGTCTAATGCTAACTGGGGCAGTTGTATTTGCGCTGGTCGGCGGTTCTGATTTTACGCTCCCAGAGGACGGCTGGAGCGGAATTTTCAACCTTTCAGATGATGGAGTTGCCCAGTATATGGGTTACGGTTACCAGCACACAGTGGCGACCGATACCGGAGGTAACGTTCACGTCGTCTGGTATGATAACCGAACCGGAACTAATCAGGTGTTCTATCGGAAATGGTCCAAATCAACTGGCACATGGGGTTCGGTCGTTCAAATAACCAATCAGGTGGCTCCAGTTTATCGTCCGGCAGTCGCCTGTGACTATTCAGGTAATGTGCATATTGTATGGTACCACTCCACTGCTAATTACTACGGTATCTGGTATAAAAAATGGGATGTGGCGACCGGAGTATGGGGCGATTCGGTCCGGCTGTTTGATCCAGGAGGAAATTACCTCAATTATTATCCTTCCATTGCCTGCCGACCAGGCGGTGACAACATTCATGTAGTCTGGTACGGGAGAGATGCTGCCAATCCGAGTTATTACCGGGTGCGGCATATGGAATATGTTCCGGGTTCCGGTTGGAGCACGATTACGATTGTTGACACGATGGCGATTGGTACAACGGAAATTGCCTCGGTGGCGGTGGACAAATGGGACAGTGTCTATGTCGTCTGGCGAACCCAAGTTGCCGGGAACTATCAGGTATTTTATCGCTGGAGAAGTGGCAACGGTATCTGGCGGGGTATCGAGCAGGTTTCCAATGTAAATCCCAATGCCCCGATGTATGCCTGTGCGGTTGCGGTTGATACTGCCGGTTCAGTGGTGCACGTGGTCTGGAATGGGGATGTTCCCGGCAATTCCAATGACCGGATTTTTTGTCGTTCCCGAACCGGTTCCGGCTGGGATACAACCGAGACGGTCAGTGCCTATAATGACGGTTCTCAGTATGATCCGGTAGTAGCTATTGGTTCGGATGGCGCGGTTCATGTTAGTTGGCGGGGGTATACTGAAGTATCAACCGCACGACAGGAAATTCTTTACCGCACAAAGCGGAATGGCATATGGGGTCAGGTAATCCAGCTGACCAACCGCAGTTCCGGTTCCAGCGTGCTGACACCCGCGCTTGCTGCCGGTCGGTTTGATGATCTCCATTTCGCTTGGTATGATAATACCGATGGTGATAATGATGTTTATTATATTCGTGGAGAACTGGTGGATCCGGGTGTAGCACAAATTTTAGAACCGACCGGAGGGATGGTCCCGGGGACTCAGGTCAATCCGAGGGCGGTCTGGCGGAATTACCGCCTGTACAATCAGACTGCATTAAGGGCGTACTGTTTTTTGATTAATCCTGCTGGGAGTCGTATATACCGAGAGTCAGTTGATGTACCCGTGCTTGAACCCAGTTCTGAGGATACGATTGTTTTTCCGAGTTTTATCGTAACCAATACCGGTAATTGGACGGTCCGGTGCTCAACCAGTGCCGAGTTGGATATTAACAGCAATAATGATGTTGCGGAAGCAAATTTCAGTGTCTATAACACTGATATTCAGATGTTCCAGATTCAAGCTCCGAGTGGAACAGTGGATACGGGAACAGTCGTGACACCGCGTGGACGCTGGTGGAACCGCTCGGCAAATCCGGCAAGTTTTGTTGCCTATTTCCAGTTGTTTAATTCCTCAGCGGCTTTGGTCTACTTTGAATCACTTGCAGTCAATAATCTTGAAGGTCATCAGGACATTGTTCTTAATTTTCCTTCTTACCGGATTTCCGGAGCGCCTGGAATTTGGCAGGCACGGTGTTCCACTTTTTGTCTCAGTGATACATTTGCCGAAAATGATACATTACGCAGCTCTTTTACTGTTCGTGCCCTGCCTTACTGGCCCTACGGCTGGAAAGAGGTTAAGTCCATGCCTTTAGCCCCTTCAAACAAGGGGCCAGGCGATGGAGCCTGGCTGACTCAGTTACGATTCGGTGGTAACCGGTATATCTTCGGATTGAAGGGGAACAAGACCGGGGATTTCTATCTTTATGATCCACTCGCCGATACTTGGCACCAGCTGAAACCGATGCCTCTGGGGCGGGAGTTAAAACCACCACGCCGGGCTTCGGTTGGTGTTGCCGGGGGGGATTGTATCTATGCGACCAAAGGGAATAATACGCTGGGGTTCTGGCGGTATATTGTGGCATCGGATTCGTGGGAACAGCTAACGGATGTGCCGGAAGGCAGCGGGAAACGGGTAAAGGCCGGGACTGATATGGTATATATCAGACGGCCTCAGACGGATACCGGTTATGTCTATTTATTGAAAGGATATACCGACGAGTTTTACCGGTATAACACCCTCAGCGGTACTTGGGAGACACTAGCACCAGCGCCTTTGACTGCCACAGGAAGAAGATGGGATCGTGGTTCGTGGATGGTATATGCCAAAATGGGCCAAAATTTCTACATTTTTGCTCATAAATCAAAATACCATGAGCTCTGGAAATATGATGTACTGGGTGATTCCTGGTTCAGTTTCCAGTTGCGGGGGATGCCGTATTCGAGCAGGCTCACCGGGAAATCAAAAAAGGCTAAGGATGGCAGTGCCGGTGCGTATTATGATGAGGCGATTTATGCGCTTAAAGGTGGTAATACCTGCGAGTTCTGGTGTTACGATGTGATGGGAGATTCTTGGATTGAGTTGGATACCATGCCCTCGGTTGGTTCTTTGGGGAAGAGAAAGCGGGTAAAAGGTGGCGGTGATATTGTCCTGTACGAGGATGGCGTATTTTTTGCTCTAAAAGGGGGAAAGTCGCCGGAGTTCTGGCGTTATTATCTTGCTGACACGCTCTTCGCTGAGAGACTGAGTCATTCACCACTTATGAATAGTTCTCAGACCGAAATGCCCAAGAGTCAGCTGTTCATAACTAATCCGATTACCAATGGGTTAATTAAACTGCAGCCGACCGAATCCCATTCTGTGTTCATTGAGATTTTTGATGTTAGCGGCAGAATGGTGCTAGCGCGACAGGTGAACGGGAAAACGGGTGTGTTGGAGATCAGAGATTTTTCTCCTGGTGTGTATCTGTTTAAAGCTACATCTTGCGGGAAGGTTGCTTGCTGCAAACTGATAGTTAGGTAG
- a CDS encoding HIT family protein — protein sequence MNDCPFCQIIAGRAHCRKVYEDEQTLAFLDLYPISRGHCLVIPKRHIPLITDIEPQDNIAGPFFRTCYLVARKIKNAFNCEYITMLIRGTRVPHLHMLIIPTIKGEENLLDKTLNFHHFCQARLQPQFTAAELDAIAEEIRNAQP from the coding sequence ATGAATGATTGTCCTTTTTGCCAAATCATCGCCGGTAGAGCACACTGCCGAAAGGTCTATGAAGACGAACAAACACTTGCTTTTCTCGACCTCTACCCGATTTCGCGCGGTCATTGTCTCGTCATTCCCAAAAGACACATCCCGCTCATTACCGATATCGAACCTCAAGATAACATCGCCGGGCCTTTTTTCCGTACCTGTTACCTTGTCGCGCGCAAAATCAAGAACGCATTTAATTGTGAATATATTACGATGCTCATCCGTGGGACACGCGTTCCTCACCTACACATGCTAATCATTCCCACTATTAAAGGAGAAGAAAACCTTCTGGACAAAACTCTCAATTTCCATCACTTCTGTCAGGCACGACTCCAGCCGCAGTTCACAGCTGCAGAGCTGGACGCTATTGCCGAAGAAATCAGAAACGCTCAACCCTGA
- a CDS encoding pyruvate kinase alpha/beta domain-containing protein has product MLSSIKYFKYPGSVNTTSTFKLVLEFSRKNKIKHLVVASTTGKTVLQLLRMIPKDLSIICVTHHAGFTQPGMREMSSAAERRLNAIGIPVLRTTHLFAGVDRALRLKFGGISPAEIVAHTYRTLGEGFKVAVEIAVMTLDAGLIPYGKDIISIGGTGSGADTAIVIRPAHSHHFFDTKIKQIICKPV; this is encoded by the coding sequence ATGTTATCCTCCATCAAATATTTCAAATACCCTGGCAGTGTTAATACAACCTCAACTTTTAAACTGGTTCTTGAGTTTTCCCGGAAGAACAAAATCAAACATCTTGTTGTCGCCTCTACTACTGGGAAAACAGTACTTCAACTGTTGCGTATGATACCGAAAGATTTATCAATTATCTGTGTAACTCATCACGCCGGTTTCACTCAACCCGGTATGCGGGAAATGTCATCAGCAGCTGAACGAAGGTTAAACGCCATCGGAATTCCCGTGCTGAGAACTACCCATTTATTTGCTGGCGTTGATCGCGCGCTGCGTCTGAAATTCGGTGGCATCAGCCCAGCAGAAATCGTCGCCCACACATATCGTACTTTAGGAGAGGGATTCAAAGTAGCAGTAGAAATAGCGGTTATGACATTGGATGCCGGTCTGATACCCTATGGTAAAGACATCATCAGCATTGGGGGAACTGGCTCTGGGGCGGATACTGCGATAGTTATTCGCCCCGCCCATTCCCATCATTTCTTCGATACAAAAATCAAACAGATCATTTGCAAACCGGTTTAA